A window of Amblyraja radiata isolate CabotCenter1 chromosome 25, sAmbRad1.1.pri, whole genome shotgun sequence contains these coding sequences:
- the c25h12orf43 gene encoding protein CUSTOS isoform X3, translating into MGFRLFTTSIPEDHRKVEPSSPVKWKPPPSSSESDSEWDRLKEAVVSGDDLLWQSSIASNQPETNQEEGPVENKGKGKKKKRKKRKLATEGGDDGKEDEEAVSTRKSKQKCRVLVKELEETEFTDETLEGQGRFKTEEADVERSGKKRKKPKNGKHISKIKLKGVLVTDGL; encoded by the exons GTTTTCGATTATTTACCACAAGCATACCCGAGGATCATAGGAAAGTCGAACCTTCATCTCCAGTTAAATGGAAGCCCCCGCCTAGTTCAAG TGAGTCGGACAGTGAATGGGATCGGTTGAAGGAGGCAGTGGTTTCGGGCGACGACTTACTTTGGCAAAGTTCCATCGCCAGCAATCAGCCAGAGACAAATCAGGAGGAAGGCCCCGTTGAGAACAAAGGCAAAGGGAAAAAGAAGAAGAGGAAAAAGAGGAAGCTGGCCACTGAAGGTGGGGACGATGGTAAAGAGGACGAGGAGGCAGTTTCAACAAGAAAATCCAAACAGAAGTGCCGAGTTCTGGTAAAAGAGCTGGAAGAAACTGAATTTACTGATGAAACTCTGGAGGGTCAGGGACGCTTCAAGACAGAAGAAGCTGATGTTGAAAGGagtggaaagaaaagaaagaaacccAAAAATGGTAAACATATATCCAAAATTAAGTTAAAAGGAGTTCTGGTAACAGATGGGTTATGA